From Mycolicibacterium nivoides, a single genomic window includes:
- a CDS encoding MFS transporter produces the protein MSTSLTSVDWQGHSRGSSEYRRLLAALFCAGVATFAQLYSPQAVLPLIAHDLGTGAAHAALTISAATVGLALGVIPWSALADRIGRVQAMTISITAATVLGLVVPLAPSAALLLSGRFVEGLMLGGVPAVAIAYLTEEIDAGHAARAAGTYVAGTTIGGLAGRLVTGPIAEFAGWRVGVLVVAVLCGLSAFAFVRLAPPARGFTPARNRDLARRLAENLRSPRQLVLYSQGFLLMGGFVAMYNFLGFRLMAAPFGLPQTVVSLVFLAYLSGTWASARAGAEATRFGRKTVLLGSIATMVAGVAITLAGNVVVVLIGLVIATAGFFGAHAIASGWVGAAAGDGKAQASSLYNLFYYAGSSLIGWVGGLAFDAAGWSAVAGTVMGLAVLAGVLACTLRPASGQPRNYQSSMSRPYSDSGRGPK, from the coding sequence GTGTCCACCTCCCTGACCTCCGTTGACTGGCAGGGGCATTCACGTGGCTCGAGCGAGTACCGACGCCTGCTGGCCGCATTGTTCTGCGCCGGCGTCGCCACCTTCGCGCAGCTGTACTCGCCCCAGGCCGTCCTCCCGCTGATCGCCCACGACCTGGGCACCGGCGCCGCCCATGCCGCGCTGACGATCTCAGCCGCCACGGTCGGCCTCGCATTGGGCGTGATCCCGTGGTCAGCCCTGGCCGACCGGATCGGCCGAGTCCAGGCCATGACGATTTCCATCACTGCCGCAACGGTTCTCGGGCTGGTCGTACCGCTGGCCCCGAGCGCGGCACTGCTGCTGTCCGGCCGGTTCGTCGAAGGACTGATGCTGGGCGGAGTACCTGCGGTGGCCATCGCCTACCTCACCGAGGAGATCGACGCCGGACATGCCGCCCGTGCGGCGGGCACCTACGTGGCGGGCACCACGATCGGCGGGCTGGCAGGCCGCCTGGTCACCGGGCCCATCGCCGAGTTCGCCGGATGGCGGGTCGGCGTGCTGGTGGTCGCGGTGCTGTGTGGGCTGTCGGCGTTCGCGTTCGTCAGACTCGCCCCACCCGCACGCGGCTTCACCCCCGCCCGCAACCGAGACCTGGCCCGGCGGCTGGCCGAGAACCTGCGTTCACCCCGCCAGCTTGTGCTTTACAGCCAGGGATTCCTGCTGATGGGCGGGTTCGTGGCGATGTACAACTTCCTCGGGTTCCGGCTGATGGCCGCACCGTTCGGCCTGCCCCAGACCGTGGTCAGCCTGGTGTTTTTGGCCTACCTGTCGGGTACCTGGGCCTCGGCCCGGGCCGGCGCCGAGGCCACCCGGTTCGGCCGCAAGACCGTGCTGCTCGGCTCGATCGCCACGATGGTTGCCGGCGTCGCGATCACCCTGGCCGGCAACGTCGTCGTGGTGCTGATCGGTCTGGTGATCGCCACCGCGGGATTCTTCGGAGCGCATGCGATCGCCTCGGGCTGGGTCGGCGCGGCCGCCGGTGACGGCAAGGCGCAGGCGTCCTCGCTGTACAACCTCTTCTACTACGCGGGCTCCAGCTTGATCGGCTGGGTCGGCGGGCTGGCGTTCGACGCCGCGGGGTGGTCGGCCGTGGCCGGCACCGTGATGGGTCTGGCGGTGCTGGCGGGGGTGTTGGCCTGCACGCTCAGGCCGGCGAGCGGCCAACCGCGCAACTACCAGAGTTCGATGTCCCGGCCGTACTCCGACTCCGGACGCGGCCCGAAGTAG
- a CDS encoding nuclear transport factor 2 family protein, translated as MTGSLPPVPSEARPPFPPFTLETALQKVQAAEDAWNTRDPQRVSLAYTPDSQWRNRDLHIVGREQIVEFLTAKWERELDYVLRKGLWSFSEDRIAVRFQYEWHDAQGQWYRSYGNELWQFTPEGLMSRREASINDVLIEGSQRRYFGPRPESEYGRDIELW; from the coding sequence ATGACCGGAAGTCTCCCGCCCGTCCCCTCCGAAGCCCGCCCGCCGTTCCCGCCCTTCACTCTGGAAACAGCCCTCCAGAAGGTTCAGGCCGCCGAGGACGCCTGGAACACCCGCGACCCGCAGCGGGTCAGCCTGGCCTATACGCCGGATTCCCAGTGGCGCAATCGCGACCTGCACATCGTCGGACGCGAACAGATCGTGGAGTTCCTGACCGCCAAATGGGAGCGCGAGCTGGATTACGTATTACGGAAGGGGCTCTGGTCTTTCAGCGAGGACCGGATAGCTGTGCGGTTCCAGTACGAATGGCACGACGCCCAGGGCCAGTGGTACCGCAGCTACGGAAATGAACTGTGGCAGTTCACCCCGGAGGGCCTGATGTCTCGGCGGGAGGCCAGCATCAACGACGTCCTCATCGAGGGGTCGCAGCGGCGCTACTTCGGGCCGCGTCCGGAGTCGGAGTACGGCCGGGACATCGAACTCTGGTAG
- a CDS encoding acyl-CoA dehydrogenase family protein — MDFAMSAKAADYHSRLTDFMVEHVLPAEASYHAYREEKGPKDHTVPPVVEELKVKAREQGLWNLFLPSESGLTNLEYAPLAELSGWSLEIAPEALNCAAPDTGNMETLHLFADEQQRKQWLEPLLAGEIRSAFAMTEPAVASSDARNIETTMLRDGADYVINGRKWWITGAADPRCKLLIVMGRTNPDAASHAQQSMILVPVDTPGVDIQRSLPVFGWQDQHGHCEIVFDNVRVPAENLLHEEGSGFAIAQARLGPGRIHHCMRALGAAERALALMIDRVQKRVAFGKPLAEQGVVRESIAKSRNEIDQARLLCEKAAWMIDQEGNKAAHVLVSQIKSVAPQIACNVIDRAIQVHGAAGVSDDFPLARLYSWHRAMRLFDGPDEVHMRTIARAELGREKSPLAAAAVTA; from the coding sequence ATGGACTTCGCGATGTCGGCCAAAGCGGCTGATTACCACTCCCGGTTGACCGACTTCATGGTGGAGCACGTGCTCCCTGCCGAAGCCTCCTACCACGCCTATCGCGAGGAGAAGGGCCCCAAGGACCACACAGTGCCGCCGGTGGTCGAGGAGCTCAAGGTCAAGGCGCGTGAGCAGGGCCTGTGGAACCTCTTCCTGCCCTCGGAGTCCGGCCTGACCAACCTGGAGTACGCGCCGCTGGCCGAACTGTCCGGGTGGAGCCTGGAGATCGCCCCCGAGGCGCTCAACTGTGCGGCCCCGGACACCGGGAACATGGAGACCCTGCACCTGTTCGCCGACGAGCAGCAGCGTAAGCAGTGGCTCGAGCCGCTGCTGGCCGGTGAGATCCGCAGCGCGTTCGCGATGACCGAACCCGCCGTGGCGTCCTCGGATGCCCGCAACATCGAGACGACGATGCTGCGCGACGGTGCCGACTATGTGATCAACGGCCGCAAGTGGTGGATCACCGGGGCAGCCGATCCGCGCTGCAAGCTCCTGATCGTGATGGGCCGCACCAACCCTGACGCCGCCTCGCACGCGCAGCAGTCGATGATCCTGGTGCCCGTCGACACCCCCGGGGTGGACATCCAGCGCTCGCTGCCGGTGTTCGGCTGGCAGGACCAGCACGGGCACTGCGAGATCGTGTTCGACAACGTACGGGTGCCGGCCGAGAACCTGCTCCACGAAGAAGGCAGCGGTTTCGCGATCGCCCAGGCCCGGCTGGGCCCGGGCCGGATCCACCACTGCATGCGCGCGCTCGGTGCGGCCGAACGGGCCTTGGCGCTGATGATCGACCGTGTGCAGAAGCGCGTCGCGTTCGGCAAGCCGTTGGCCGAGCAGGGTGTGGTGCGCGAGTCCATCGCCAAGTCCCGCAACGAGATCGACCAGGCCCGGCTGCTGTGCGAGAAGGCCGCCTGGATGATCGACCAGGAAGGCAACAAGGCCGCGCACGTGCTGGTCTCCCAGATCAAGTCGGTAGCCCCGCAGATCGCCTGCAACGTCATCGACCGGGCCATCCAGGTGCACGGCGCGGCCGGGGTCAGCGATGACTTCCCGCTGGCCCGGCTCTACAGCTGGCACCGCGCGATGCGGCTGTTCGACGGCCCCGACGAGGTCCACATGCGGACCATCGCCCGCGCCGAACTCGGCCGCGAGAAGTCACCTCTGGCAGCGGCGGCGGTGACTGCGTAG
- a CDS encoding tyrosine-protein phosphatase has product MTTQLGELSGAWNFRDVAAETAIRPGLLYRSSQLSQLSDDGRAVFRRLGITDVADLRSHQEVQRQGTGQVPDGVAVHLLPFHPDNGSNQDAPHENTFQRVMSETAEGEDITAAARRYMTEVYEEFPTLPGARGAVREVISLLGQERPVIAHCFAGKDRTGFTVATVLEAVGVDRDRIIADFLASNGAIPALRNRIMESVRARSQEAPEMVTYAEARLTDEVLGVREEYLAAAWKKLEGAYGSVGGFLDAAGVSAEDLAALRSGLLG; this is encoded by the coding sequence GTGACCACCCAGCTCGGAGAACTGTCGGGGGCATGGAATTTTCGGGACGTCGCGGCCGAGACCGCGATCCGGCCGGGGCTGCTCTACCGCTCCAGTCAACTCAGCCAGCTCTCCGATGACGGCCGGGCAGTGTTCCGCCGGCTCGGCATCACCGACGTCGCGGATCTGCGATCACACCAGGAGGTGCAGCGGCAGGGCACCGGGCAGGTACCGGACGGCGTTGCCGTCCATCTGCTGCCGTTCCACCCCGATAACGGGTCGAATCAAGATGCGCCGCATGAGAACACCTTCCAGCGGGTGATGTCGGAGACCGCCGAGGGCGAGGACATCACCGCCGCGGCCCGCCGGTACATGACAGAGGTGTACGAGGAGTTCCCGACACTGCCGGGTGCGCGAGGTGCGGTGCGTGAGGTGATTTCTCTTCTGGGACAGGAACGTCCGGTGATCGCCCACTGCTTCGCAGGCAAGGACCGCACCGGTTTCACCGTCGCCACGGTGCTGGAGGCCGTTGGCGTCGATCGGGACCGCATCATCGCCGACTTCCTGGCCAGCAACGGCGCCATCCCGGCTCTGCGGAACCGGATCATGGAGTCGGTGCGGGCGCGGTCGCAGGAAGCGCCGGAGATGGTCACGTATGCCGAAGCCCGGCTGACCGACGAGGTTCTCGGAGTGCGCGAGGAATACCTCGCCGCGGCGTGGAAGAAGCTCGAAGGGGCCTATGGCTCGGTGGGCGGCTTCCTCGACGCGGCCGGGGTGTCGGCTGAGGATCTCGCCGCGCTGCGGTCCGGCCTGCTCGGCTGA
- a CDS encoding YceI family protein, whose amino-acid sequence MTQWNLGPDSGELLLRTGVTGSASRMGHRLTIVMRSWHATVEWEGEAPSAVEVTVDLDSLDVLRGEGGMTPLSGAEKVLIRSNALKTLRAKKFPQAVFRSTSIERSGSAVRLVGVLELAGRSGEQTVEVEVSDDSLRGAAAVRHSDFGLKPYSMLMGAMKVADEVEVSLVVTRPV is encoded by the coding sequence GTGACGCAGTGGAACCTGGGCCCCGACTCGGGCGAGTTGCTGCTGCGTACCGGTGTGACGGGTAGTGCGTCGCGGATGGGCCATCGGTTGACCATCGTGATGCGCTCGTGGCACGCGACCGTGGAATGGGAAGGCGAGGCGCCGTCGGCGGTGGAGGTGACGGTCGACCTCGACTCCCTCGACGTGCTGCGGGGTGAGGGCGGCATGACGCCGTTGTCCGGTGCCGAGAAGGTGCTGATCCGATCCAATGCGTTGAAGACACTGCGGGCGAAAAAGTTCCCGCAGGCGGTTTTCCGGTCCACATCGATCGAGCGCTCTGGTTCGGCAGTACGGCTCGTAGGGGTCCTCGAACTCGCCGGCCGATCAGGCGAGCAGACCGTCGAGGTTGAGGTCTCCGACGACTCCTTGCGCGGCGCGGCTGCGGTGCGGCACAGCGATTTCGGGCTCAAGCCGTACTCGATGCTGATGGGTGCGATGAAAGTAGCCGACGAGGTCGAGGTGAGTCTGGTGGTGACCCGACCGGTCTGA
- a CDS encoding DUF456 domain-containing protein — MSTLGVVLVALVIAVGLVGIVLPVLPGGGFLVFAAIAVWAIWEAKASTANATVAWVTLGVAAVFFVTAEVIKYAWPVRRMRAADVGISSLVVGGVLGLIGFFVIPVIGLVIGFVAGVYLAELAARHDYRRAWTSTVHALKGVALSVGVELTGALLATITWVAGLVIAS, encoded by the coding sequence GTGAGCACTCTTGGCGTTGTTCTTGTTGCGTTGGTGATCGCCGTCGGACTGGTCGGCATCGTGCTGCCCGTCCTACCCGGTGGCGGGTTTCTGGTGTTCGCCGCGATCGCGGTGTGGGCGATCTGGGAGGCCAAGGCCAGTACGGCGAACGCCACCGTTGCTTGGGTGACGCTCGGCGTCGCGGCCGTGTTCTTCGTGACGGCCGAGGTGATCAAGTACGCGTGGCCGGTCCGGCGCATGCGGGCCGCCGATGTGGGGATCTCGAGCCTGGTCGTCGGTGGGGTGCTCGGCCTGATCGGCTTCTTCGTCATCCCGGTGATCGGTTTGGTGATCGGTTTCGTCGCCGGTGTGTACCTGGCGGAGTTGGCCGCACGGCATGACTACCGGCGGGCTTGGACGTCAACTGTGCACGCGCTCAAGGGGGTTGCGCTGTCGGTCGGGGTGGAGCTGACGGGTGCGCTGCTGGCGACGATCACGTGGGTGGCGGGTCTGGTGATCGCGTCGTGA
- a CDS encoding methyltransferase domain-containing protein, translated as MDTASSGALRKALDLLIDPPAEPDVSKGYLDLLGEGSDSPKNAGLIQKVWASPVGSMLYDNAQALARKVMTAWQEPAEWLDIPPGGIALDVGSGPGNVTAALARAAGLDGFALGVDISEPMLVRAVAAEAGRQVGFVRADAQKLPFRDDVFDAVTSIAAVQLIPDAEAALAEMVRVLRPGGRMAIMVPTATTRGPARLLSKGGARFFAEDELADRFEGLGLERVRSKTMGTMQWVRGQKP; from the coding sequence GTGGACACCGCATCGAGTGGGGCATTGCGCAAGGCGCTGGATCTCCTGATCGATCCGCCTGCCGAGCCGGACGTCAGCAAGGGATATCTCGATCTGCTGGGGGAAGGCAGTGACTCCCCCAAGAATGCGGGATTGATCCAGAAGGTGTGGGCGTCACCGGTCGGGTCGATGCTCTACGACAACGCCCAGGCCCTCGCCCGCAAGGTGATGACGGCGTGGCAGGAGCCCGCCGAATGGCTCGACATTCCGCCCGGCGGAATCGCCCTCGATGTCGGTAGCGGTCCAGGGAACGTGACGGCCGCGCTGGCCCGGGCGGCCGGGCTGGACGGGTTTGCGTTAGGCGTGGACATCTCGGAGCCGATGCTGGTCCGCGCGGTAGCGGCCGAGGCGGGTCGGCAGGTGGGATTCGTGCGCGCCGACGCCCAGAAGCTCCCGTTCCGGGACGACGTCTTCGATGCGGTGACATCGATTGCGGCGGTGCAGCTGATCCCCGACGCCGAGGCAGCGCTGGCGGAGATGGTGCGGGTGCTGCGTCCCGGCGGGCGTATGGCGATCATGGTGCCGACGGCGACGACCCGTGGGCCGGCGCGGCTGCTGTCGAAGGGCGGTGCCCGCTTCTTCGCCGAGGATGAGCTCGCCGATCGGTTCGAGGGGCTGGGGCTGGAGCGGGTACGTTCCAAGACCATGGGCACCATGCAGTGGGTGCGCGGGCAGAAACCGTGA
- a CDS encoding haloacid dehalogenase type II encodes MVRALAFDVFGTVVDWRSSIIGELEVFGKSQGLQRDWPAFADSWRAGYAPAMDRVRRGELPWTRIDDLHRAILVDLLDAAGIRAGDAEIDHLNRAWHRLDPWPDSVVGLTRLKQRYLITTLSNGNVSLLTNMAKHAGLPWDCVISAELFRHYKPDPEAYQGCAELLDIAPEELTLVAAHPSDLRAARAAGLGTAYVARPLEYGPDRAPHDVASDAFDITATDFVDLADQLGA; translated from the coding sequence ATAGTGCGAGCCCTGGCCTTCGATGTTTTCGGGACCGTCGTGGACTGGCGGTCCAGCATCATCGGTGAACTGGAAGTCTTCGGCAAAAGCCAGGGACTGCAACGGGATTGGCCGGCCTTCGCCGACAGTTGGCGGGCCGGCTACGCCCCGGCGATGGACCGGGTGCGCCGCGGTGAGCTGCCGTGGACCAGGATCGACGATCTGCATCGCGCGATCCTGGTCGACCTGCTCGATGCCGCCGGCATCCGGGCCGGGGACGCTGAGATCGACCACCTCAACCGGGCCTGGCACCGGCTCGACCCGTGGCCGGATTCGGTGGTCGGGCTGACCCGGCTCAAGCAGCGCTACCTCATCACGACGTTGTCGAACGGCAACGTCTCATTACTCACCAACATGGCCAAACATGCCGGGCTGCCCTGGGATTGCGTGATTTCGGCCGAGCTGTTCCGGCATTACAAGCCCGACCCGGAGGCCTATCAGGGCTGCGCCGAACTGCTCGACATCGCGCCCGAGGAGTTGACCCTGGTCGCGGCCCATCCTTCTGACCTGCGGGCCGCCCGCGCGGCCGGGCTCGGGACCGCGTACGTGGCCCGGCCCCTGGAGTACGGGCCGGACCGGGCTCCACATGACGTCGCGTCCGACGCCTTCGACATCACCGCGACGGATTTTGTCGACCTTGCCGACCAGCTCGGTGCGTAG
- a CDS encoding NADPH:quinone oxidoreductase family protein: MKALVAQELTGTSGLAYVDVDDLAGDPAYAGAVVIDVGAAGVCFPDLLLLRGEYQLRLEPPFTPGMEVAGTVRSAPEGSGFTPGQRVSAFSMIGGYAEQVAAVPANVIPTADGLDDGEAASLLGNYYTMQFALARRGGLLPGETVLVLGSAGGIGAASIQLAKAMGAKVIAMVHRSGAEEFVSSLGADVVLPLADGWREAVMAATGGQGVDLVVDPIGGEAFDDAIRVLAPEGRLLVIGFAAGGGIPTVKVNRLLLRNVSVVGVGWGEFVRRHPAAQAEVGAELTKLVAAGLRPPPPVRFPLSEGAAALDALANGSVRGKLVLEP; encoded by the coding sequence GTGAAAGCGCTTGTAGCGCAGGAACTTACCGGTACATCCGGGCTGGCGTACGTCGACGTCGATGATCTGGCCGGTGACCCCGCATACGCGGGCGCCGTCGTCATCGACGTCGGCGCCGCCGGCGTCTGCTTCCCCGATCTGCTGTTGTTGCGCGGTGAATACCAGCTGCGGCTGGAACCACCGTTCACACCCGGCATGGAGGTCGCCGGAACGGTGCGCTCGGCACCCGAGGGCTCCGGGTTCACACCGGGACAGCGGGTTTCGGCTTTCTCGATGATCGGCGGGTACGCCGAGCAGGTGGCGGCCGTGCCGGCCAACGTCATCCCCACCGCCGACGGCCTCGACGATGGCGAGGCGGCATCGCTGCTGGGCAACTACTACACGATGCAGTTCGCGCTGGCCCGCCGCGGCGGGCTGCTGCCGGGTGAGACCGTCCTGGTGCTCGGTTCGGCAGGTGGCATCGGCGCGGCGTCGATCCAGTTGGCCAAAGCCATGGGCGCCAAGGTGATCGCTATGGTGCACCGGTCCGGCGCCGAGGAGTTCGTATCGTCGCTCGGTGCCGACGTGGTGTTGCCGTTGGCCGATGGCTGGCGCGAAGCCGTGATGGCAGCCACCGGCGGTCAGGGCGTCGACCTGGTCGTCGACCCGATCGGCGGCGAGGCGTTCGACGACGCCATCCGGGTGCTGGCCCCAGAAGGTCGGCTGCTCGTCATCGGTTTCGCCGCGGGCGGTGGGATCCCGACCGTCAAGGTGAACCGGCTGTTGCTGCGCAACGTCAGCGTGGTCGGTGTCGGCTGGGGAGAGTTCGTGCGCCGCCACCCGGCCGCCCAGGCGGAGGTCGGAGCCGAACTGACGAAGTTGGTGGCCGCCGGGTTGCGCCCGCCGCCACCGGTGCGGTTTCCGTTGTCCGAGGGCGCGGCTGCACTCGATGCGCTGGCCAACGGTTCGGTGCGCGGGAAGCTCGTCCTGGAGCCATAG
- a CDS encoding SDR family oxidoreductase: MPGVQDRVVVVTGAGGGLGREYALTLAREGASVVVNDLGGARDGTGAGHNMADEVVNEIKAAGGRAVANYDSVAEPEGAENIIKTAIDEFGKVDGVVSNAGILRDGTFHKMTFEQWDAVLKVHLYGGYNVIRAAWPHFREQSFGRVVVATSTSGLFGNFGQANYGAAKLGLVGLINTLAQEGAKYNIKTNAVAPIAATRMTQDILPPEVFEKLTPEYVAPVVAYLMTEELPDTDSVFIVGGGKVQRTALFQNDGITFTDVPSVDDIAAKWGEITDLSAAQQASFKLG; the protein is encoded by the coding sequence ATGCCAGGAGTGCAGGACCGCGTCGTCGTCGTCACCGGAGCCGGTGGAGGTCTGGGTCGTGAATACGCCCTGACGCTCGCCCGTGAGGGCGCCAGCGTCGTCGTCAACGACCTGGGCGGTGCCCGCGACGGCACCGGCGCCGGCCACAACATGGCCGACGAGGTCGTCAACGAGATCAAGGCCGCCGGCGGACGCGCGGTCGCCAACTACGACTCCGTTGCCGAGCCCGAGGGCGCCGAGAACATCATCAAGACCGCCATCGACGAGTTCGGCAAGGTCGACGGCGTGGTGTCCAACGCCGGCATCCTGCGCGACGGCACCTTCCACAAGATGACCTTCGAGCAGTGGGATGCGGTGCTCAAGGTGCACCTCTACGGTGGCTACAACGTCATCCGCGCCGCCTGGCCGCACTTCCGTGAGCAGAGCTTCGGCCGCGTCGTCGTCGCCACCTCCACCAGCGGCCTGTTCGGCAACTTCGGCCAGGCCAACTACGGTGCCGCCAAGCTCGGCCTGGTCGGACTGATCAACACGCTGGCCCAGGAAGGCGCCAAGTACAACATCAAGACCAACGCCGTGGCCCCGATCGCGGCCACCCGCATGACCCAGGACATCCTGCCCCCGGAGGTGTTCGAGAAGCTCACCCCCGAGTACGTCGCCCCGGTCGTGGCCTACCTCATGACCGAGGAACTGCCCGACACCGACTCGGTGTTCATCGTCGGCGGCGGCAAGGTGCAGCGCACCGCACTGTTCCAGAACGACGGCATCACCTTCACCGATGTGCCGTCGGTCGATGACATCGCTGCCAAGTGGGGCGAGATCACCGACCTGTCCGCGGCACAGCAGGCCAGCTTCAAGCTGGGCTAG